A genomic window from Brevinematales bacterium includes:
- a CDS encoding YihY family inner membrane protein, which translates to MEKTHPAIGRFFSAIGRFFQRLWQYIEIIYKKFNDDLCFQGASALSFNTVLSLVPLFTLVLAIITSMQAFQGVENNIKQFIFDRFIPEQAQVIENYIEEFSRNLQAMNIISIIGVLLAGVFLLVSLENFLNKIWKVKKQRGFIRSIINYWTVLTLGPIFLGGSFYITELMKQYALIHPFLTGITAFITSYSLNTALMFLMYYVMPFHKVKIRAALGGALFSGFCYEILRTYFGEIPAKLNYDKIYGAVAILPIFLFWIYLIWITILIGAEIAYFIQYPPSLNKKFFSNSNIFIVELSVFFYIVRNYLEDGIKLEKENLSMKLSDFDPEMIRRALDTLSERSLILLTDERGYIPYSEPVKQNLGAIIGAILGIREIPVSEMTGIPEYRQVLNDLNTIIEKHFHEDIFKLLDKETRPAVTG; encoded by the coding sequence ATGGAAAAAACACACCCCGCGATAGGGAGATTTTTTTCGGCGATAGGAAGGTTCTTTCAGAGACTTTGGCAGTATATCGAAATCATCTATAAAAAATTCAACGACGATCTTTGTTTTCAGGGCGCATCCGCGCTTTCGTTCAATACGGTTTTATCGTTAGTGCCGCTGTTCACCCTTGTCCTCGCGATTATCACATCGATGCAGGCGTTTCAGGGCGTGGAAAACAATATCAAGCAATTCATCTTCGACCGGTTTATCCCCGAACAGGCGCAGGTGATCGAAAACTATATCGAGGAGTTTTCGAGGAACCTGCAGGCGATGAATATCATCAGCATTATCGGCGTACTTCTGGCGGGAGTATTTCTGCTGGTATCGCTCGAGAACTTCCTGAACAAGATATGGAAGGTGAAAAAACAGCGCGGGTTTATCCGCTCGATTATCAATTACTGGACAGTACTTACGCTCGGGCCGATCTTTCTCGGCGGGTCGTTCTATATCACCGAGTTGATGAAGCAGTACGCATTGATTCACCCGTTCCTCACTGGCATCACCGCGTTTATCACCTCCTATTCCCTGAATACCGCGCTGATGTTTCTGATGTATTACGTCATGCCGTTCCATAAGGTAAAAATCCGCGCGGCTCTGGGGGGAGCGTTATTCTCGGGATTCTGTTATGAAATTCTCCGCACCTATTTCGGCGAAATTCCCGCGAAGCTGAATTATGATAAAATCTACGGGGCGGTCGCTATCCTGCCGATTTTCCTGTTCTGGATCTACCTGATCTGGATTACCATCCTGATCGGGGCGGAGATCGCCTACTTCATTCAGTACCCGCCCTCGCTTAATAAAAAATTCTTCTCAAATTCGAATATTTTTATCGTGGAGCTTTCTGTTTTCTTTTATATTGTGCGCAACTATCTGGAGGACGGGATAAAGCTGGAAAAAGAAAACCTGTCTATGAAGCTTTCCGACTTCGATCCTGAAATGATCCGGCGGGCATTGGATACCCTCTCCGAACGTTCGCTGATACTGTTAACCGACGAACGGGGTTATATCCCCTATTCCGAGCCGGTTAAACAGAACCTCGGGGCGATCATCGGCGCTATCCTCGGGATACGCGAAATCCCTGTCTCTGAGATGACCGGCATCCCCGAGTACCGGCAGGTACTGAACGACCTGAATACCATTATTGAAAAGCATTTCCATGAGGATATTTTTAAGCTGTTAGACAAGGAAACCCGTCCCGCGGTAACCGGATAA
- a CDS encoding slipin family protein, which translates to MEWLVITIAAIFLIILLSSLKIIREYERLVVFRFGRFFKVKGPGFVVIIPGVDQVTKIATRTVTMDVPPQDVITRDNVSVSVNAVVYFRVIFPEKAIIEVQDFQYATSQMAQTILRSVVGEFDLDGLLSQRESINEKLEVLLDLATDPWGIKVSAVEIKHVDLPEEMKRAMARQAEAERERRAKIIAASGELEASQKLLEAAQKMALEPVTIQLRYLQTLNEISAENATTIVFPIPIDMFKIFQK; encoded by the coding sequence ATGGAATGGTTAGTGATTACTATCGCAGCGATTTTCCTGATTATTTTACTGTCCAGTCTTAAAATCATTAGGGAATACGAACGTCTCGTCGTATTTCGTTTCGGACGCTTTTTTAAGGTAAAAGGGCCGGGGTTTGTAGTGATTATTCCCGGGGTCGATCAGGTAACCAAGATCGCCACCCGTACGGTAACCATGGACGTACCGCCGCAGGATGTTATCACACGTGATAATGTCTCGGTATCCGTCAACGCGGTTGTATATTTCCGTGTTATCTTTCCTGAAAAAGCTATTATCGAGGTACAGGATTTCCAGTATGCCACATCCCAGATGGCGCAGACTATTCTCCGCAGCGTAGTGGGCGAATTCGATCTGGACGGACTACTTTCCCAGCGCGAATCGATCAATGAAAAGCTCGAGGTGCTTCTCGACCTTGCGACTGACCCGTGGGGTATCAAGGTTTCCGCGGTGGAGATCAAGCATGTCGACCTGCCCGAAGAGATGAAGCGCGCGATGGCTCGTCAGGCTGAAGCCGAGAGAGAAAGACGCGCGAAAATAATCGCCGCAAGCGGCGAATTGGAAGCGTCCCAGAAACTGCTGGAAGCCGCGCAAAAAATGGCTTTGGAACCGGTAACTATTCAACTGCGCTACCTCCAGACTCTCAACGAGATCTCGGCGGAAAACGCTACAACGATCGTTTTCCCGATTCCTATTGATATGTTCAAGATATTCCAGAAATAA
- the fliS gene encoding flagellar export chaperone FliS translates to MEGYKNYREIEIETASGLKLVVMLYAGAIKFLNLAIDGINERKLDIANNNIIKVQDIISELITSLNFEAGEIAHNLYSLYVYINRRLLEANLQKNSEILLEAANLITTLKDAWDILLKNQKPEVVKTAAPSRLNISG, encoded by the coding sequence ATGGAAGGGTATAAGAATTACAGGGAAATTGAGATTGAGACTGCGAGCGGATTGAAGCTGGTTGTTATGCTCTATGCAGGCGCGATAAAATTCCTCAATCTCGCGATTGACGGTATCAATGAAAGGAAGCTCGATATCGCTAATAACAATATTATTAAGGTTCAGGATATTATCTCGGAACTCATCACCTCATTGAATTTTGAGGCCGGTGAAATCGCCCATAATCTTTATAGTCTGTATGTCTATATAAACCGCAGACTACTGGAAGCCAATCTGCAAAAAAACAGTGAAATTCTTCTGGAAGCGGCCAACCTGATCACGACGCTGAAAGACGCATGGGATATACTGCTGAAAAACCAGAAGCCCGAAGTAGTAAAAACCGCGGCGCCTTCCCGTTTAAATATCTCGGGCTGA
- a CDS encoding GAF domain-containing protein has translation MGLREKASRYRIGKNEDIIENFDILFAGKTLTQSELLEIKIEIKSRISEITSILDRKLIDMNTLFEIGKELNSTLLVDDLLQIVIFTLMGQFQVFDVAIFFIHDSRAELHAQKGFSELPGFEFSSKFIEYVGTNDIALAVDELLDYPDEYTHLFNSGATLVIPVKGKNRLMGMIFLGAKMNTEKFTPEEKSFTYTLASLAGIAIDNARLYSELDKRYQELSTLYKVSNVINSSDDYDLVLALILETITTGFGVKKALVISHDDDIYRIVETVGMDSSLKSMEINFTNTENKMMDDNVTGILDINPDLSQYAADFLRCLFIPLKSVAAKVGAILIFEFEHYSIHPENTDLINLFSIIASQIAPPVFMTKLMKLEKEKIQDPFTPLLDLINKEIEKVENFGMDITFGMLKLTNFNKYIEFYGGGKAFQKFDALAGKIKKDLPPEVKPVRYGSNKILFIMPALAQTDFEDVKDTIIHTSQSFFQDDQEVDIGIDFLSVKYPDDTEDKYAILSRIE, from the coding sequence ATGGGGCTTAGAGAAAAAGCGTCCAGATACCGTATCGGAAAAAATGAAGACATCATCGAAAACTTTGACATCCTATTCGCGGGTAAAACGCTAACCCAGTCCGAACTGCTAGAGATAAAGATCGAGATAAAGAGTCGAATCTCGGAGATCACATCGATTCTCGACCGTAAACTGATCGATATGAACACTCTGTTCGAGATCGGCAAGGAACTGAACTCCACCCTGCTTGTGGACGATCTCCTGCAGATCGTAATTTTCACCTTAATGGGTCAATTCCAGGTATTCGACGTGGCAATCTTCTTTATACACGATTCCCGCGCCGAGCTCCACGCGCAGAAGGGTTTTTCCGAACTCCCGGGGTTTGAATTTTCCTCGAAGTTTATCGAGTATGTCGGGACGAACGATATCGCGCTTGCGGTAGACGAACTTCTCGATTACCCCGACGAATATACCCATCTTTTCAATTCCGGCGCGACGCTGGTAATTCCCGTCAAGGGGAAAAATCGCCTGATGGGGATGATTTTCCTCGGCGCGAAAATGAATACGGAAAAATTTACCCCCGAGGAAAAGAGTTTCACCTATACCCTTGCGTCCCTCGCTGGAATTGCGATCGATAACGCGCGTCTTTACAGCGAGCTCGACAAGCGTTATCAGGAACTATCCACCCTGTACAAGGTCAGCAATGTCATCAACTCGTCGGACGATTACGACCTCGTGCTTGCCCTGATACTCGAAACGATAACTACCGGGTTCGGTGTGAAGAAGGCGCTTGTTATTTCGCATGACGACGATATTTACCGGATAGTCGAAACCGTCGGCATGGATTCATCCCTCAAGAGTATGGAAATCAATTTCACCAACACCGAAAATAAGATGATGGACGATAATGTCACGGGTATTCTCGATATCAATCCCGACCTATCCCAGTATGCCGCGGATTTCCTGAGATGCCTGTTTATCCCGTTAAAAAGCGTCGCCGCGAAAGTCGGTGCGATTCTCATCTTCGAATTCGAGCATTATTCCATACATCCTGAAAACACCGACCTCATCAATCTCTTCTCGATTATCGCATCCCAGATCGCGCCGCCGGTCTTTATGACGAAACTGATGAAGCTCGAGAAGGAGAAAATTCAGGATCCGTTCACTCCCCTGCTCGATCTGATCAATAAGGAAATCGAGAAGGTCGAGAACTTCGGGATGGACATCACGTTCGGGATGCTCAAACTGACGAACTTCAATAAATATATCGAATTTTACGGCGGCGGAAAGGCGTTCCAGAAATTTGACGCGCTCGCGGGTAAAATCAAGAAAGACCTGCCCCCTGAAGTAAAACCCGTCCGTTACGGTTCGAATAAAATCCTTTTTATCATGCCCGCGTTAGCGCAGACGGATTTCGAGGATGTTAAAGATACTATTATTCACACATCCCAGTCGTTTTTTCAGGACGATCAGGAAGTGGACATCGGCATCGATTTCCTCTCCGTAAAATATCCCGACGACACCGAAGATAAATACGCTATTCTTTCCAGAATTGAATAA
- a CDS encoding DUF342 domain-containing protein, with protein sequence MIENLREIAGNVTPEMKNIEHDGPLVVNGNVESGSFIVATGDILIHGDVESSKIKSIKGHVIIDGGIRGVNSIIYANGGDVKARFVYNATIKAEGDVVIKDMAIEAHIITKHSLFVFDGEGKIEGGEAEAGIDIVANFIGNSTALATVVRISDFKLRELYAFLSRIEIQVKDITEQMSHLEKFIEVIRLLGNKVITLPMEKKQDLALKVKKYNELKLQLDQFNEEKSKLVVEQKKEDELERTVIVKRTLFTGVYVYMDKAKLPIQHSYANVILYKRVIIIIGDYDKFMYRKKYAY encoded by the coding sequence ATGATCGAGAACCTGAGAGAAATCGCAGGAAATGTAACCCCTGAAATGAAAAATATTGAACACGATGGGCCGCTCGTTGTCAATGGCAATGTCGAAAGCGGGAGTTTCATAGTCGCTACAGGGGATATCCTGATTCACGGGGATGTCGAAAGCTCGAAAATCAAATCCATCAAAGGCCATGTCATTATCGACGGAGGCATCCGCGGGGTAAATTCCATTATTTACGCCAACGGCGGCGATGTGAAGGCGCGGTTTGTCTATAACGCAACGATCAAGGCCGAGGGCGATGTGGTCATCAAGGATATGGCGATCGAAGCGCATATAATCACCAAGCACTCGTTATTCGTATTCGACGGGGAAGGGAAGATCGAGGGCGGCGAAGCGGAGGCGGGAATCGATATCGTCGCGAATTTCATCGGGAACAGTACCGCGCTCGCGACGGTCGTGCGGATATCCGACTTTAAACTCCGCGAACTTTATGCGTTCCTTTCGCGTATCGAAATACAGGTGAAGGATATTACCGAGCAGATGAGCCATCTTGAGAAATTTATCGAGGTCATCCGCCTGCTCGGGAATAAGGTAATCACGCTGCCGATGGAAAAGAAACAGGACCTCGCGCTGAAGGTAAAAAAGTATAACGAACTCAAGCTCCAGCTCGATCAATTTAACGAGGAAAAAAGTAAACTCGTCGTCGAACAGAAAAAAGAGGACGAGCTCGAACGGACGGTGATTGTTAAACGCACCCTTTTCACCGGCGTCTATGTCTATATGGACAAAGCCAAACTACCAATCCAGCACTCCTACGCGAATGTTATCCTCTATAAGCGCGTGATCATCATCATCGGCGATTACGATAAATTTATGTATCGCAAAAAATACGCATATTAA
- a CDS encoding FAD-dependent oxidoreductase, which produces MNKRVVIIGGGAGGMTAATQIKRQDSEIKVVVIDKGSYVSWAGCPTPYYIAGKIDEASIVHNDPAYFKKERDIDVLTDHAVERIDFADKKLLVHGATVEGDYGYDTLILSTGAKAVVPEIKGLRAKDGSFHKGIFVLRHVEDAFTIKKYLDACGCKNGVIIGAGFVGLEMAESLNHLGMKIDIVEMADSILPMLGTVEQRKRIIDTLKKHDVGLHLSATIDEIISTNGTVTETALSDGTLLHADFLLISIGVRPDLSLLERSGYTPPDGKLMINERMETGIPDVYALGDMVWTKHQLTGKPFYAPFGDVADKQGLILGGIIAGDSLEFPGVIGSAATAVFDWQMAVTGLNLPQARDNGFDADETNIKSLHRIIGFEGTIPGLVNVVYEKNTYRVLGASIVAQSAAAQFIDQFAIAITYGLTIEQLFKVDYAYSPSTSVVWNPILAAYRKVFNR; this is translated from the coding sequence ATGAATAAACGGGTAGTGATTATCGGGGGAGGCGCCGGCGGGATGACCGCAGCCACTCAGATAAAGCGTCAGGATTCTGAGATAAAGGTCGTCGTGATCGATAAAGGGTCTTACGTATCGTGGGCGGGATGCCCTACTCCTTATTATATCGCCGGGAAAATCGACGAGGCGTCGATTGTTCACAACGATCCGGCATATTTCAAGAAAGAACGCGATATCGATGTTTTGACCGATCATGCCGTCGAACGTATCGATTTCGCCGATAAGAAGCTCCTTGTACACGGCGCGACTGTCGAAGGCGATTACGGGTACGACACCCTGATCCTCAGCACGGGTGCGAAAGCGGTCGTCCCGGAGATTAAAGGTCTCCGCGCGAAGGACGGTTCGTTTCATAAGGGTATTTTTGTACTTCGGCATGTAGAAGACGCGTTCACGATAAAAAAATATCTCGACGCCTGCGGGTGTAAAAACGGCGTGATTATCGGGGCGGGATTTGTCGGTCTGGAGATGGCCGAATCGCTGAACCATCTCGGGATGAAAATAGATATTGTGGAGATGGCGGATTCGATCCTCCCGATGCTCGGCACAGTCGAACAGCGTAAACGGATTATCGATACGTTAAAAAAGCACGATGTGGGTTTGCATTTAAGCGCCACGATCGACGAAATAATTTCGACGAACGGGACGGTCACCGAAACGGCGCTTTCCGACGGGACTCTCCTTCACGCGGATTTCCTGCTGATCAGCATCGGGGTTCGTCCCGATCTGAGTTTGCTCGAACGTTCGGGATATACTCCTCCCGACGGGAAATTGATGATCAACGAACGGATGGAAACCGGGATACCGGATGTTTACGCCTTGGGCGACATGGTATGGACGAAGCACCAGCTGACGGGAAAGCCATTCTATGCTCCGTTCGGGGATGTCGCGGATAAACAGGGATTGATACTCGGCGGGATCATCGCCGGGGATTCCCTTGAGTTCCCCGGGGTCATCGGATCGGCGGCTACCGCGGTATTCGACTGGCAGATGGCGGTAACGGGGTTGAACCTTCCGCAGGCTCGCGATAACGGGTTCGACGCGGATGAAACGAATATCAAATCGCTGCACCGAATCATCGGGTTCGAGGGCACGATACCCGGGCTGGTCAATGTGGTATATGAAAAGAATACCTATCGGGTGCTTGGCGCGTCGATCGTGGCGCAAAGCGCCGCCGCGCAGTTCATCGACCAGTTTGCGATCGCGATTACATACGGACTGACCATCGAACAGTTATTCAAGGTAGATTACGCATATTCGCCATCGACGTCGGTGGTATGGAATCCGATTTTGGCGGCATACAGGAAAGTATTTAACCGATAA
- a CDS encoding adenosylcobalamin-dependent ribonucleoside-diphosphate reductase: protein MPFSDNALFIMQKLYFRKDKNGNLIEKTPEELFARVADFVSGAETDASQKKSFRNTIYKLMLDQKFMFSSPTLFNAGSDFPLASSCFVGKLDDDMLAIMKAATDTAITFKAGAGMGLNFGNLRPKGAPVGRGGTSSGPVSFMHLFNEVGETVKSGGVRRAAFMAMMDIHHPDIEAFITAKDFIALLRQDNPGVDIPDHFIDFTMNEIAASLASYISNTDYLNQMVGNIRKTLFEPLSNMNISVAVTDSFMRAVNDDTEFDLDRHKDKGIYRKIIARELFHKIAVSAWRTADPGVWFIDRANQYDTVPGFGRIDSTNPCGEQSLHHYTSCNLGSINLISFIKNKSFDYTAYEETISIAVRALDNVIDCAAFPTDEFTRNTRMIRPLGLGYTGLGEALYRLGIPYNSEEGCEFAANAARVMTQTAIRASIELAREKGSFDVFEPNKEALIRVAKDYFDDDEDKNNIEQLIRQNGIRNSNWTTLAPTGSISLILDSYTYSLEPQFALAYHKNLIDGGILTYADPAFEAAVKHDRKIIDAVIDNGGSCQDVPGVPDAVKRVFTVAHDIHYLDRIKMQSAIQRYISNSISSTINLPTDITVEEIEEIYLKAWEMKLKGITIYRDGCKSFQPMTTTKKKKEEAPTEPAIQCPVPYKRPGVLKGEIVKTKTGSGTLYTSLGMDENGLPIEIFINISKHGSETSSFSEALGRLISIALQSGVPSDRIADSIIGIVGDKPTWDNGKLIKSIPDAVGRVLRQYSQPAPAVQEDSTLFNQTDTAAPNTDIDFKNPVEIPGATTCPTCGEMALVRTEDCMSCLSCGYSKCG from the coding sequence ATGCCTTTTTCGGATAATGCGCTTTTTATTATGCAAAAACTTTATTTCAGGAAAGATAAAAACGGCAACCTGATAGAAAAAACCCCGGAAGAGTTATTCGCGAGGGTCGCCGATTTTGTCTCCGGCGCGGAAACCGACGCTTCACAGAAAAAATCCTTCCGGAATACGATCTATAAACTCATGCTCGACCAGAAGTTCATGTTTTCCTCGCCCACCCTGTTCAACGCGGGAAGCGATTTCCCTCTCGCGTCAAGCTGCTTTGTCGGTAAACTCGACGACGATATGCTTGCCATAATGAAGGCAGCGACCGATACCGCGATCACATTTAAGGCCGGCGCGGGTATGGGGCTGAACTTCGGGAACCTGCGTCCGAAAGGCGCGCCCGTAGGACGCGGCGGCACATCGAGCGGCCCGGTCAGCTTCATGCATCTTTTTAACGAGGTCGGCGAGACGGTTAAAAGCGGCGGAGTCCGCCGCGCGGCGTTTATGGCGATGATGGATATCCATCACCCCGATATCGAGGCGTTTATCACCGCGAAGGACTTTATCGCGCTCCTCCGGCAGGATAATCCCGGGGTGGATATCCCCGATCATTTCATCGACTTCACCATGAACGAAATCGCCGCATCGCTCGCTTCCTATATCTCCAATACGGATTATCTCAACCAGATGGTCGGGAATATCCGCAAGACCCTTTTCGAGCCGCTCTCCAATATGAATATCAGCGTCGCGGTTACCGACAGCTTTATGAGGGCAGTCAACGACGATACGGAATTCGACCTCGACCGCCATAAAGACAAGGGCATCTACCGGAAAATTATCGCGCGCGAGTTGTTCCATAAAATCGCGGTCTCCGCGTGGCGTACCGCCGACCCCGGGGTATGGTTTATCGACCGCGCCAACCAGTACGATACCGTGCCGGGATTCGGGCGTATCGATTCTACCAACCCGTGCGGCGAACAGAGCCTCCATCATTACACGAGCTGTAACCTCGGCTCCATCAATCTGATATCGTTCATCAAGAATAAATCTTTCGATTATACCGCATATGAGGAGACAATCTCCATCGCGGTGCGCGCGCTTGATAATGTCATCGACTGCGCCGCATTCCCGACCGACGAGTTTACGCGCAACACACGCATGATTCGCCCTCTGGGATTAGGCTACACCGGCCTAGGAGAAGCGCTCTATCGTCTGGGTATCCCCTATAATTCGGAGGAAGGGTGCGAGTTCGCGGCTAACGCCGCTCGGGTGATGACCCAGACCGCGATCCGGGCTTCTATAGAGCTTGCGCGCGAGAAGGGTTCGTTCGATGTATTCGAACCGAACAAGGAAGCCCTGATACGGGTCGCCAAGGATTATTTCGACGACGACGAGGATAAAAATAATATCGAGCAGCTGATCCGGCAGAACGGTATCCGCAACAGTAACTGGACGACCCTCGCGCCGACGGGAAGTATCAGCCTGATCCTCGATTCTTACACCTATTCCCTCGAACCCCAGTTCGCGCTGGCGTACCATAAAAATCTGATCGACGGCGGTATTCTGACCTATGCCGATCCCGCGTTCGAGGCCGCGGTAAAACATGACCGTAAAATCATCGACGCCGTGATCGATAACGGCGGGTCGTGCCAGGATGTGCCGGGCGTCCCGGATGCGGTCAAACGCGTGTTCACTGTCGCGCACGATATCCACTACCTCGACCGCATCAAGATGCAGTCCGCTATCCAGCGATATATCTCCAACAGCATCTCCTCTACCATCAATCTGCCGACCGACATCACGGTCGAGGAAATCGAGGAAATTTACCTGAAGGCGTGGGAGATGAAGCTGAAGGGGATCACGATCTACCGCGACGGATGCAAATCGTTCCAGCCGATGACGACGACCAAGAAGAAGAAAGAGGAAGCACCCACAGAACCGGCTATTCAATGCCCGGTTCCGTATAAACGCCCGGGAGTGCTGAAGGGCGAGATCGTCAAGACCAAGACCGGCAGCGGAACCCTTTATACCTCGCTGGGTATGGACGAGAACGGGCTGCCGATAGAAATATTTATCAATATATCGAAGCACGGTTCTGAAACGTCGTCGTTCTCGGAGGCGCTCGGCCGGCTGATATCGATCGCGCTCCAGAGCGGGGTGCCCTCCGACCGTATCGCCGACTCGATTATCGGGATTGTCGGGGATAAGCCGACATGGGACAACGGTAAACTCATCAAGAGTATTCCCGACGCCGTAGGGCGCGTACTCCGGCAGTATTCCCAGCCGGCTCCGGCGGTACAGGAGGATTCCACTCTGTTTAACCAGACGGATACGGCCGCTCCGAATACGGACATCGACTTTAAGAACCCCGTGGAGATTCCCGGCGCGACTACCTGCCCGACATGCGGCGAAATGGCGCTCGTACGCACGGAGGACTGCATGTCCTGCCTGTCCTGCGGGTATTCAAAGTGCGGGTAA
- a CDS encoding cyclic nucleotide-binding domain-containing protein yields MSNDDMNFLSEISFFKELNPAEIEKFFSILKRVKFRENETIVTEGEEGYTMYIFREGVVQVVSHITLKVGSHKWSDAEKSIASLDAKQMSVFGEMSLITGAPRSATIKAITPCILYEINKDDFDALAIREPLIGYKIMKELSGVLSNRIKNMNGTILKLTTALSIALSKKKK; encoded by the coding sequence TTGTCGAACGATGATATGAATTTCTTATCGGAAATATCCTTTTTTAAAGAGCTCAATCCCGCTGAGATCGAAAAGTTCTTTTCTATTCTCAAGCGCGTTAAATTCCGTGAAAACGAGACGATTGTCACCGAAGGGGAAGAGGGATACACGATGTACATCTTCCGCGAGGGCGTGGTGCAGGTCGTCAGTCATATCACGTTAAAGGTCGGTTCGCATAAATGGAGCGACGCGGAGAAGTCGATCGCATCGCTCGACGCCAAACAGATGAGCGTATTCGGCGAAATGTCGCTGATTACGGGCGCGCCCCGTTCCGCGACCATCAAGGCGATCACCCCGTGCATCCTCTACGAAATCAACAAAGACGATTTCGACGCGCTCGCCATCCGGGAGCCGCTGATCGGGTATAAGATTATGAAGGAATTATCCGGGGTGTTGTCCAATCGCATCAAAAATATGAACGGCACTATCCTGAAACTCACGACCGCTCTATCCATCGCTCTATCAAAAAAGAAGAAATAA
- a CDS encoding PilZ domain-containing protein, producing the protein MADILGEVVVKSKMKTASESDTFAVIDISMGGLLANTKNVYLARSYNENAIVKLGLSLNDKQIEVTSRIVRYDYIPGENAGLNIAFEFLSLNEETKADIGNFIRNFLKLSVKSEAAGANS; encoded by the coding sequence TTGGCGGATATCCTCGGCGAAGTGGTGGTCAAGTCCAAAATGAAAACCGCCTCGGAATCGGACACATTCGCGGTCATCGATATATCGATGGGCGGATTACTGGCGAATACGAAAAATGTCTACCTCGCGCGATCCTACAACGAGAATGCTATCGTCAAACTGGGGTTATCCCTGAACGATAAGCAGATCGAGGTCACATCGAGAATAGTCCGCTACGATTATATTCCCGGCGAGAATGCGGGATTGAATATCGCATTCGAATTTCTCTCATTGAACGAAGAGACCAAAGCCGATATAGGGAACTTTATCAGGAATTTTCTGAAACTATCTGTAAAAAGTGAGGCCGCTGGGGCAAATTCGTGA
- a CDS encoding IS5 family transposase: MARLNGIKTPMDKLNTFINWEMFRYILNEALAQKEQKGPGGAPHYDYVFMFKILVFQRYYNLSDERAEFTINDSLSAQRFLGITLSDQVPDHNKIWEFRERLMKAGVVERLFEMFDRQLARAGIVGIAGSIVDASFVESPKQRNTREENKMIKEGQTPPEWKENKSKLSHKDTDARWTKKDGVNYFGYKDHVKVDAKSKLIRNYTVTSANVHDSQAVEELVNKDDEGKPLYGDSAYTGQAVAEILSEFGIENKIHEKGYRNKPLTEAQKEKNREKSKVRARVEHPFGFMENSMGGMEIRTIGLNRAKTQIGLKNLVYNFARYAFLMSRCGVLSLSKCA, encoded by the coding sequence ATGGCGAGACTGAACGGGATAAAGACACCGATGGATAAGCTGAACACCTTTATCAATTGGGAAATGTTCCGGTATATTCTGAATGAGGCACTGGCTCAAAAAGAGCAGAAAGGTCCCGGTGGAGCGCCGCATTACGACTATGTTTTCATGTTCAAGATATTGGTATTTCAAAGATATTACAATCTGTCCGACGAACGGGCGGAGTTTACAATCAACGACAGCCTGTCTGCGCAGCGTTTTCTGGGAATCACGCTCTCCGACCAAGTGCCCGATCATAACAAGATATGGGAGTTTCGCGAACGGTTAATGAAGGCGGGAGTGGTTGAAAGATTGTTCGAGATGTTCGACAGACAGCTTGCGAGAGCCGGGATTGTCGGGATAGCAGGGTCGATAGTGGACGCGAGTTTTGTGGAAAGCCCGAAGCAGAGGAACACGCGTGAGGAAAACAAGATGATCAAAGAGGGTCAGACGCCGCCGGAATGGAAGGAAAATAAGTCGAAACTATCGCATAAGGATACCGACGCAAGATGGACAAAAAAAGACGGGGTAAATTATTTCGGTTACAAGGATCATGTGAAGGTGGATGCGAAGTCGAAGCTGATTAGGAATTATACGGTCACGAGCGCGAATGTGCACGATTCGCAGGCGGTCGAGGAACTGGTAAACAAGGACGACGAGGGAAAACCGCTTTATGGGGACAGCGCGTACACGGGACAGGCGGTGGCGGAGATTTTATCGGAATTCGGGATCGAGAATAAGATACACGAAAAAGGTTACCGGAATAAACCGTTGACCGAGGCGCAGAAAGAGAAGAACAGGGAAAAGAGTAAGGTGAGGGCGCGGGTCGAACACCCGTTCGGCTTTATGGAAAACAGCATGGGCGGCATGGAGATTAGGACGATAGGGTTGAACAGGGCGAAGACGCAGATAGGATTGAAAAACCTTGTTTACAATTTCGCGCGTTACGCGTTCCTGATGTCGAGATGCGGTGTATTGAGCCTGTCGAAATGCGCATAA